A region of Cucumis melo cultivar AY chromosome 2, USDA_Cmelo_AY_1.0, whole genome shotgun sequence DNA encodes the following proteins:
- the LOC103492265 gene encoding hexokinase-1-like, giving the protein MKKVVVGTALVCAAAVCTAAALVVRHRMKNCGKWSKAMGILKEFEEKCRTSTEKMKQLAEAMAVEMHAGLASEGGSKLKMLISYVDNLPTGDEKGLFYALDLGGTNFRVLRVQLGGKDDRVARQEFVEVSIPPHVMTGTSEELFGFIAEALAKFVEEEGDGYHPVSGRQRELGFTFSFPVRQTSIASGTLIKWTKGFNIEDTVGQDVVGELTKAMEKIGLDMRVAALVNDTIGTLAGGRYHNDNVIAAVILGTGTNAAYVERAHAIPKWQGLLPQSGEMVINMEWGNFRSSHLPFTEYDQALDSESLNPGEQIFEKMISGMYLGEIVRRVLCRMAEEAALFGDVVPPKLKKPFILRTPDMSAMHHDTSPDLKVVGTKLNNILEVSNSPLPLRKIVFELCDIVATRGARLSAAGIYGIIKKLGRDTPKDGDNQKSVIAVDGGLFEHYTKFRNSLESSLKELLGEQVADNFVIEHSNDGSGIGAALLAASHSQYLGVEES; this is encoded by the exons ATGAAGAAGGTTGTTGTTGGAACGGCTTTGGTTTGTGCTGCTGCTGTTTGTACGGCGGCGGCGTTGGTAGTGCGTCATCGGATGAAGAACTGTGGGAAGTGGAGTAAAGCGATGGGTATATTGAAGGAGTTTGAAGAGAAGTGTAGAACTTCGACGGAGAAGATGAAACAATTGGCGGAAGCTATGGCTGTTGAGATGCATGCTGGTCTTGCATCTGAAGGTGGAAGTAAGCTTAAGATGCTCATTAGTTATGTGGATAATCTTCCCACTGG GGACGAGAAAGGGCTGTTCTATGCATTAGATCTTGGAGGCACAAACTTTCGTGTGTTGCGTGTACAATTAGGAGGAAAGGATGATCGTGTTGCTAGGCAAGAATTTGTTGAAGTTTCGATTCCTCCACATGTAATGACGGGAACTTCAGAG GAGTTATTTGGTTTTATAGCTGAAGCACTTGCAAAATTTGTTGAAGAGGAAGGTGATGGCTACCACCCGGTATCTGGTAGACAAAGAGAGCTGGGTTTTACATTTTCTTTCCCAGTTAGACAAACATCTATTGCCTCAGGGACACTTATAAAGTGGACAAAGGGATTCAATATTGAGGACACG GTTGGACAAGATGTGGTAGGAGAATTAACAAAGGCCATGGAAAAGATTGGATTGGATATGCGTGTGGCGGCTTTG GTAAATGATACAATAGGCACACTAGCTGGGGGCAGATACCACAACGATAATGTTATTGCTGCTGTGATTCTAGGAACTGGAACAAATGCTGCATATGTGGAACGGGCACATGCAATTCCTAAATGGCAAGGCCTTCTACCTCAATCAGGAGAGATG GTTATTAACATGGAATGGGGTAACTTCCGGTCTTCTCATCTTCCCTTCACCGAGTATGATCAAGCTCTAGATTCGGAAAGTTTAAACCCGGGGGAACAG ATTTTTGAGAAGATGATATCTGGTATGTATCTAGGAGAAATCGTTCGCAGAGTTCTGTGTAGGATGGCTGAAGAAGCTGCCCTTTTTGGTGATGTTGTTCCGCCTAAACTTAAGAAACCTTTCATTCTTAG GACTCCGGACATGTCTGCCATGCATCATGATACATCTCCAGATCTGAAAGTTGTTGGAACCAAGCTAAACAACATTTTGGAG GTATCGAACAGCCCCCTACCTTTGAGAAAAATCGTCTTTGAGCTATGTGACATTGTTGCCACTCGTGGTGCACGTCTATCAGCTGCTGGGATTTATGGGATCATCAAGAAATTGGGAAGAGACACTCCAAAAGATGGGGATAACCAGAAATCTGTCATAGCTGTTGATGGTGGGTTATTTGAGCACTACACTAAATTTAGAAACTCCTTGGAGAGTTCACTCAAGGAATTACTGGGAGAACAAGTTGCGGACAACTTTGTGATCGAGCACTCAAACGATGGCTCTGGGATTGGAGCAGCACTTCTCGCTGCATCTCATTCCCAGTATCTTGGGGTAGAGGAGTCCTGA